A DNA window from Aminipila luticellarii contains the following coding sequences:
- the atpF gene encoding F0F1 ATP synthase subunit B, with product MAEALGINLSEIIFAIVNFLILVTVLAKFLYKPFIEMLENRKQTIQDSFDHAADTNRRADEKMDEYNKRISNVEQEGREIIKNAKAKAEVQASDIINEANAKAAELKLRAESEVERQKAKALAEMKSQVAAMALLAAEKILEKDLELEGQEHLIDSIVEQVGAAKWQN from the coding sequence ATGGCTGAAGCATTAGGTATAAACTTATCAGAGATTATCTTTGCTATTGTAAACTTCTTAATCCTTGTGACCGTGTTGGCAAAGTTCTTATACAAACCGTTTATTGAAATGCTTGAAAACAGAAAGCAGACTATTCAAGATTCCTTTGATCATGCAGCAGACACAAACAGAAGAGCTGACGAGAAAATGGATGAATACAACAAGCGCATTTCAAATGTTGAACAAGAAGGTAGAGAAATCATTAAAAATGCAAAGGCAAAAGCTGAAGTTCAAGCAAGTGATATTATTAATGAAGCAAATGCAAAAGCAGCAGAATTAAAACTTCGTGCAGAAAGTGAAGTGGAACGCCAGAAGGCGAAAGCTTTAGCAGAAATGAAGTCTCAGGTCGCTGCTATGGCACTGCTTGCTGCTGAGAAGATTCTGGAGAAAGACTTGGAATTGGAAGGTCAGGAGCATTTAATTGATAGTATCGTTGAACAGGTAGGTGCGGCGAAATGGCAGAATTAA
- the wecB gene encoding non-hydrolyzing UDP-N-acetylglucosamine 2-epimerase — MKVMTVFGTRPEAIKMAPLVKKLNEAEGIESVLCVTAQHREMLDQVLELFQLTPDYDLNIMKQNQTISQITSNVLIGLEEVLKKEKPDVVLVHGDTTTTFAAALASFYQQIKVGHVEAGLRTYDKYSPYPEEMNRVLTGHIADFHFSPTERNRVNLLKEGVSDDQIYITGNTVIDALFQVVDKPYEFEEETLKAIDFENRRIITVTCHRRENLGENMEHIFGAIRKIAEDFEDVEIIYPMHMNPKVRETANKILNGMDRVHLIDPLQYQPFQNLMAKSYLIITDSGGIQEEAPSLGKPVLVVRKETERPEAVEAGTVKLAGVEMEAIYSLSKELLTDKNAYDAMAHAVNPYGDGHACERIVEILKKKL; from the coding sequence ATGAAAGTAATGACTGTCTTTGGAACGAGACCGGAAGCTATAAAGATGGCTCCTTTAGTAAAAAAACTGAATGAAGCAGAAGGCATAGAATCTGTGCTCTGTGTAACGGCCCAGCACCGGGAAATGCTGGATCAGGTATTGGAACTGTTTCAGCTGACACCTGATTATGATTTGAATATCATGAAACAGAACCAGACCATCAGCCAGATCACATCCAATGTGCTGATTGGACTGGAGGAAGTCTTGAAAAAAGAAAAACCAGATGTGGTTCTGGTACACGGAGATACGACGACGACTTTTGCGGCCGCGCTCGCCAGCTTTTATCAGCAGATCAAGGTGGGGCATGTAGAAGCAGGACTTCGGACCTACGACAAGTATTCTCCTTATCCAGAGGAAATGAACCGAGTCTTGACCGGCCATATCGCAGATTTTCACTTTTCTCCTACGGAGAGAAACCGGGTGAACCTTTTAAAAGAAGGCGTGTCAGATGACCAGATTTACATTACGGGAAATACGGTCATTGACGCACTTTTTCAGGTGGTGGACAAACCGTATGAGTTTGAAGAGGAGACACTTAAGGCGATTGATTTTGAAAACAGGCGGATTATTACGGTGACTTGTCACCGAAGAGAAAATTTAGGGGAAAATATGGAACATATTTTCGGAGCGATTCGAAAGATTGCCGAGGATTTTGAAGATGTGGAGATTATTTATCCGATGCATATGAATCCAAAGGTTCGGGAAACCGCCAATAAGATCTTAAATGGAATGGACAGAGTGCATTTGATTGACCCGCTTCAATATCAGCCTTTTCAAAATCTTATGGCCAAATCTTATCTGATCATTACGGATTCCGGTGGAATTCAGGAGGAAGCCCCTTCCCTTGGAAAGCCGGTGCTGGTCGTAAGAAAAGAAACCGAAAGGCCGGAAGCTGTTGAGGCGGGAACGGTAAAACTGGCCGGTGTTGAAATGGAAGCAATCTATAGCCTGTCCAAAGAACTGCTGACAGACAAGAATGCTTACGATGCCATGGCCCATGCGGTAAACCCTTACGGAGACGGTCATGCTTGCGAAAGGATTGTTGAGATATTAAAGAAGAAACTTTAG
- the atpB gene encoding F0F1 ATP synthase subunit A, translated as MIEMLNSMGVTNAMITSTVITLILCFLAILAGRHMEMIPSGLQNVMEIIVDGLDHFFRDLMGEYAGRKYFPLVATLFIYVLICNYSGLLPLSGELPGLKAPTSSINFPLALALIVFCSIQYVGIKETHGLKYYKHLLQPIAVLFPLMLLEDLVKPVSLTIRLYGNIFGEESVTNVFFGMVPIGLPVIMQIFSVLMGLIQAMVFALLAGVYISEAAEHGAEEHERLAAQNV; from the coding sequence ATGATAGAAATGTTAAATTCAATGGGAGTTACGAACGCCATGATAACCAGCACGGTTATCACGCTGATTCTCTGCTTTTTAGCTATTTTAGCGGGAAGGCACATGGAAATGATTCCATCGGGTCTTCAAAATGTGATGGAAATCATCGTAGATGGTCTGGATCATTTTTTCCGAGATTTAATGGGTGAGTATGCGGGACGTAAATATTTTCCGCTGGTAGCAACCTTGTTTATTTATGTGCTGATATGCAACTATTCAGGTCTGCTTCCTCTTTCGGGAGAACTGCCGGGTCTGAAAGCACCTACTAGTTCCATTAACTTTCCATTAGCCTTGGCGCTGATTGTATTTTGCAGCATACAGTATGTCGGAATCAAAGAAACTCATGGCTTGAAGTACTATAAGCATCTGCTTCAGCCAATTGCGGTACTATTTCCGCTGATGTTGCTGGAGGATCTTGTAAAGCCGGTATCTCTTACAATACGACTTTACGGAAACATTTTCGGTGAAGAATCCGTAACCAATGTATTTTTTGGTATGGTACCGATTGGTCTCCCTGTTATTATGCAGATATTCAGTGTGCTGATGGGACTGATTCAGGCCATGGTATTTGCCTTACTGGCAGGCGTTTATATTTCAGAGGCGGCAGAGCATGGTGCTGAGGAACATGAACGTTTGGCAGCACAGAATGTATAA
- the atpE gene encoding ATP synthase F0 subunit C — protein MTIALAVALAIGLSTIGPGVGQGIASAKALEGMARQPEMVGTLRTNLILCLAFMESLTIYGLLIAFLLMAKM, from the coding sequence ATGACAATCGCATTAGCAGTAGCATTAGCTATCGGACTATCCACTATCGGCCCTGGTGTTGGTCAAGGTATAGCATCAGCAAAAGCTTTGGAAGGTATGGCAAGACAGCCTGAAATGGTAGGTACTCTTCGTACAAACTTAATTCTTTGCCTGGCATTCATGGAGTCTTTGACAATCTACGGACTATTAATCGCATTTCTTTTAATGGCAAAAATGTAG
- a CDS encoding MATE family efflux transporter: protein MVIALPIAMQSLISSSLSLIDNLMVGSLGEKELAAVGIAIQIYFIHWIVMFGFTSGVSTFMAQFWGVKDLASIKKTTGFAICVCFSISVIFFTVAMFFPQKVMRLFTDIPELIELGTGYIRTGSFTFLTISITVPFTAALRTTQQTKIPLYISLFVFSANAFLNYIFIFGKFGAPELGVIGSALGTLIARCFELCLILFAVFGKRNIVAGRFSEHFGWSRELVGRIIRNAIPTTMNETFWSVGTSMYVAAYARVGVTEYAAVQASNVINNLFTLAAFSIGDATLILVGQKLGEGKLDFAYELGRKLLRVGIVLGLVSGGALIISSKFIIGLFELTPEGQKYAFYILIIYGAFMWLTVYNGISVTGILRSGGDTIFAMAAETGTIWLYAVPTAFITALALHLPIYWAVFFVKMEDVIKSFILVKRFRSKKWARNVIQDIAVPD, encoded by the coding sequence GTGGTCATCGCTCTGCCCATAGCCATGCAGAGCCTGATTTCTTCCTCTCTCAGCCTGATCGACAATTTAATGGTCGGAAGCTTGGGGGAAAAAGAGCTGGCGGCAGTAGGCATAGCCATACAGATTTATTTTATACACTGGATTGTTATGTTTGGGTTTACCAGTGGGGTGTCGACCTTTATGGCGCAGTTCTGGGGCGTGAAGGACCTGGCAAGCATCAAGAAGACCACAGGCTTTGCTATTTGTGTATGCTTTTCCATAAGTGTTATATTCTTTACAGTGGCTATGTTTTTTCCGCAGAAAGTCATGCGGCTGTTTACCGATATTCCCGAACTGATTGAGCTGGGTACAGGCTATATCCGCACAGGATCCTTTACCTTTCTGACCATCAGTATCACCGTGCCCTTTACGGCGGCACTCAGAACGACTCAGCAGACTAAGATACCGCTTTATATTAGCCTATTCGTCTTTAGTGCGAATGCCTTTTTGAACTATATCTTTATTTTTGGAAAGTTTGGAGCACCGGAACTGGGCGTAATCGGCTCCGCTTTAGGAACCTTGATTGCCAGATGCTTTGAGCTGTGTTTGATTCTTTTTGCCGTATTTGGTAAAAGGAATATAGTGGCGGGTCGTTTCTCCGAGCATTTTGGATGGAGCAGAGAGCTGGTGGGAAGGATCATAAGAAATGCGATTCCAACTACGATGAATGAAACCTTTTGGAGTGTAGGCACTTCCATGTATGTGGCGGCGTATGCCCGGGTAGGTGTGACTGAATATGCGGCTGTGCAGGCAAGCAATGTAATCAATAATTTGTTTACGCTGGCAGCTTTCAGCATTGGGGATGCTACGCTGATTCTCGTTGGACAGAAGCTTGGCGAGGGAAAGCTGGATTTCGCGTATGAGCTTGGCAGAAAGCTTCTGCGGGTCGGTATCGTTTTGGGTCTTGTTTCCGGCGGCGCACTGATAATCAGTTCAAAATTCATCATAGGATTGTTTGAACTGACTCCGGAAGGCCAGAAATATGCTTTTTATATTCTTATCATATATGGGGCTTTTATGTGGCTGACTGTATATAACGGAATCAGCGTAACGGGGATTCTGCGTTCCGGCGGAGATACGATTTTTGCCATGGCCGCAGAGACGGGAACCATCTGGCTGTACGCCGTACCCACCGCATTTATTACGGCACTGGCACTGCATCTGCCGATTTATTGGGCGGTATTCTTTGTTAAGATGGAAGATGTCATTAAATCTTTTATATTAGTAAAAAGATTTCGATCTAAAAAATGGGCAAGGAATGTGATACAGGACATCGCCGTACCGGATTAG
- the atpH gene encoding ATP synthase F1 subunit delta encodes MAELTVGMTYGNALFQVASEVHKTEVILDEAIQLLELLKQEQDLSAFIDTPVISIADKKDVLKSILEGRISEELLNFLYVMIDKGRTKHFERAIKVYKELLDKEEGLAYGKIFSVKPLSADKLQKFEKETGKLLQEKVKLENEIDTNLIGGIKILIDGKVIDASLRKRLEDLSNTII; translated from the coding sequence ATGGCAGAATTAACGGTTGGAATGACATATGGTAACGCCTTGTTTCAGGTGGCTAGTGAGGTTCATAAGACAGAAGTGATCCTCGACGAAGCCATACAGCTTCTTGAGTTGTTGAAACAGGAGCAGGATCTGAGTGCCTTTATAGACACCCCGGTAATCTCCATTGCTGATAAGAAAGACGTTTTAAAGTCGATCTTGGAAGGCCGCATTTCGGAAGAACTTTTGAACTTTCTATACGTCATGATAGACAAGGGAAGAACAAAGCATTTTGAGAGAGCCATAAAGGTTTACAAGGAACTTTTAGATAAAGAAGAAGGGCTTGCCTACGGAAAAATATTTTCTGTAAAGCCCCTTAGCGCTGATAAGCTCCAAAAGTTTGAAAAAGAAACAGGAAAGCTTTTACAAGAAAAGGTGAAGCTTGAAAACGAGATTGACACCAATTTGATTGGTGGCATCAAAATATTAATTGACGGCAAGGTGATTGACGCTTCCTTGAGAAAGCGTCTGGAAGACCTTAGCAATACTATTATATAG